A genomic stretch from Pseudomonas sp. MUP55 includes:
- the motD gene encoding flagellar motor protein MotD, which produces MSRRRREPEEHVNHERWLVSYADFITLLFAFFVVMYSISSVNEGKYKIISQALVGVFNDTERALKPIPIGEERPKTVTPAKPLVNDSDETAAGVGGTSDPLKSIADDISAAFGDLIRSNQMTVRGNELWVEIELNSSLLFASADALPSDQAFTIIDKVAAILKPFENPVHVEGFTDNFPIATAQYPTNWELSSARASSIVRMLAMQGVNPQRLASVGYGEFQPVANNATVEGRARNRRVVLVVSRNLDVRRSLTGTGTANATPDAALRRAGTQTAPAPAKPSVRASSVNSPSPAQ; this is translated from the coding sequence GTGAGCCGTCGCCGTCGCGAGCCTGAAGAACACGTCAACCATGAACGCTGGCTGGTGTCCTACGCGGACTTCATCACCTTGCTGTTTGCGTTTTTCGTGGTGATGTACTCGATCTCGTCGGTCAACGAAGGCAAGTACAAGATCATTTCCCAGGCGTTGGTGGGGGTGTTCAACGATACCGAGCGCGCGCTCAAGCCGATCCCCATTGGCGAAGAGCGCCCCAAGACCGTGACCCCGGCCAAGCCGCTGGTCAACGACAGCGATGAAACCGCTGCCGGCGTCGGTGGCACCAGCGACCCGCTCAAAAGCATCGCCGACGATATCAGCGCTGCGTTTGGCGACCTGATCCGTTCCAACCAGATGACCGTGCGTGGCAATGAGTTGTGGGTGGAGATCGAGCTTAACTCCAGCCTGTTGTTCGCCAGCGCCGATGCGCTGCCCAGCGACCAGGCGTTCACCATCATCGACAAGGTGGCGGCGATTCTCAAACCGTTTGAGAACCCTGTTCATGTCGAAGGCTTTACCGACAATTTTCCGATCGCCACCGCGCAGTACCCGACCAACTGGGAACTGTCCTCGGCCCGGGCGTCAAGCATCGTGCGCATGCTCGCGATGCAGGGCGTGAACCCCCAGCGCCTGGCGTCGGTGGGCTATGGTGAGTTCCAGCCGGTGGCCAATAACGCCACGGTCGAAGGCCGTGCGCGCAACCGGCGGGTGGTGCTGGTGGTGTCGCGCAACCTGGATGTACGCCGCAGCCTGACCGGCACCGGCACGGCGAATGCAACACCGGATGCGGCGTTGAGGCGCGCTGGCACACAAACTGCACCGGCCCCTGCAAAGCCGTCGGTGCGGGCAAGCTCCGTCAATTCTCCGTCACCGGCTCAATAA
- a CDS encoding flagellar motor protein — protein MDVLSLIGITLAFVAIIGGNYLEGGHLGALANGPAALIVIGGTVGAALLQSPMSSFKRAMQILVWIIFPPRVDLPGGIDRVVNWSLTARKEGLLGLEGVADAEPDSYARKGLQLLVDGAEPEAIRSILEVDFYTQESRDINAAKVFESMGGYAPTIGIIGAVMGLIHVMGNLADPSQLGSGIAVAFVATIYGVASANLVLLPVASKLKSIAMRQSRYREMLLEGLLSIAEGENPRSIELKLQGFMD, from the coding sequence ATGGATGTGTTGAGCCTGATCGGCATCACCCTGGCATTTGTCGCCATCATCGGTGGCAACTACCTCGAAGGCGGCCACCTGGGCGCCCTGGCCAACGGCCCGGCGGCGCTGATCGTGATCGGTGGCACCGTGGGCGCGGCCTTGTTGCAGTCGCCGATGAGTTCGTTCAAGCGCGCCATGCAGATTCTGGTCTGGATCATTTTTCCGCCACGGGTCGACTTGCCAGGTGGCATCGACCGTGTGGTCAACTGGAGTCTGACTGCGCGCAAGGAAGGCTTGCTGGGCCTGGAAGGCGTGGCCGATGCCGAGCCCGACAGCTACGCCCGCAAGGGCTTGCAGCTGCTGGTGGACGGTGCCGAGCCGGAGGCGATTCGCAGCATCCTTGAGGTGGATTTCTACACCCAGGAAAGCCGTGATATCAACGCCGCCAAAGTGTTTGAAAGCATGGGCGGCTACGCGCCGACCATTGGCATCATCGGTGCGGTGATGGGCCTGATCCACGTGATGGGCAACCTGGCCGACCCTTCGCAACTGGGCAGCGGCATTGCCGTGGCGTTTGTCGCCACCATCTACGGTGTGGCGAGCGCCAACCTGGTGTTGCTGCCGGTGGCGAGCAAGCTCAAGTCGATTGCCATGCGCCAATCCCGTTACCGCGAAATGCTGCTCGAAGGCCTGCTGTCGATTGCCGAGGGCGAAAACCCGCGCTCCATCGAACTGAAGCTCCAGGGCTTCATGGATTGA
- a CDS encoding chemotaxis response regulator protein-glutamate methylesterase, whose translation MAVKVLVVDDSGFFRRRVSEILSADPTIQVVGTATNGKEAIDQAIALKPDVITMDYEMPMMDGITAVRHIMQRCPTPVLMFSSLTHEGARVTLDALDAGAVDFLPKNFEDISRNPEKVKQMLCEKVHSISRSNRRSLFSAPAPTSAPAPTPAAAPTSSFSRPAPAPAPVARPAPAAPTRAAAPSAHSPAPKRKAYKLVAIGTSTGGPVALQRVLTQLPANFPAPIVLVQHMPAAFTKAFAERLDKLCRISVKEAEDGDILRPGLALLAPGGKQMMVDGRGAIKILPGDERLNYKPCVDITFGSAAKSYGDKVLAVVLTGMGADGREGARLLKQGGSAVWAQDEASCVIYGMPMAIVKADLADAVYSLDDIGKHLVEACL comes from the coding sequence ATGGCAGTCAAGGTCCTGGTGGTGGACGATTCGGGTTTCTTCCGCCGCCGCGTCTCGGAGATTCTTTCCGCCGATCCAACGATCCAGGTAGTCGGCACGGCCACCAACGGCAAAGAGGCGATTGATCAAGCCATTGCGTTGAAGCCGGACGTGATCACCATGGACTACGAAATGCCGATGATGGATGGCATCACGGCCGTGCGTCATATCATGCAGCGCTGCCCCACACCGGTGTTGATGTTCTCCTCGCTGACTCACGAAGGCGCCCGGGTCACCCTGGACGCGCTGGACGCCGGCGCGGTGGATTTTTTGCCGAAGAATTTCGAAGACATCTCGCGCAACCCCGAGAAGGTCAAGCAGATGCTGTGCGAGAAGGTGCACAGCATTTCGCGCAGTAACCGCCGCAGCCTGTTCAGCGCACCCGCGCCGACATCCGCACCTGCACCCACGCCCGCCGCTGCGCCGACCTCGTCGTTCAGCCGTCCGGCACCCGCACCTGCGCCCGTCGCTCGGCCTGCACCGGCTGCGCCGACCCGCGCGGCTGCCCCGAGCGCCCACTCGCCCGCGCCCAAGCGCAAGGCCTACAAGCTGGTGGCAATCGGTACGTCCACCGGTGGGCCGGTGGCCTTGCAGCGTGTACTGACCCAACTGCCGGCCAACTTCCCGGCGCCGATCGTGCTGGTGCAACACATGCCCGCCGCCTTCACCAAGGCTTTCGCCGAGCGCCTGGACAAGCTGTGCCGCATCAGCGTCAAGGAAGCCGAGGACGGCGACATCCTGCGCCCTGGCCTGGCGCTGCTGGCTCCGGGTGGCAAGCAGATGATGGTGGACGGGCGTGGCGCGATCAAAATCCTGCCGGGTGACGAGCGTCTCAACTACAAGCCGTGCGTGGACATCACCTTCGGTTCGGCGGCCAAATCCTACGGCGACAAAGTTCTGGCGGTGGTGCTCACCGGCATGGGCGCCGACGGCCGTGAAGGCGCGCGCCTGCTCAAGCAGGGCGGCAGCGCCGTCTGGGCCCAGGACGAGGCCAGTTGCGTGATCTACGGCATGCCCATGGCCATCGTCAAGGCTGACCTGGCCGATGCGGTCTACAGCCTGGACGACATTGGCAAGCATCTGGTGGAGGCCTGTCTCTGA
- a CDS encoding chemotaxis protein CheA — translation MSFGADEEILQDFLVEAGEILEQLSEQLVELESRPDDANLLNAIFRGFHTVKGGAGFLQLHELVECCHIAENVFDILRKGERQVDSELMDVILEALDAVNGMFSQVRERAPVTAATPELLAALARLAEPAAEAPAAQAEPEPVVEAEPDVTDSEFEQLLDSLNAVKAQAEAPAPAAAAPVAAPTSEDITDAEFESLLDQLHGKGQFAADAVAPAAAPPAPAASASTDITDDEFEALLDQLHGKGTFVADALPNVAATAAAPAAKSEPAADGLISDNEFEALLDELHGKGKFTEVAPAAAAAVATPAPVAAKAAAPAAAPAPARAAAAPVADKPASEAETTVRVDTARLDDIMNMVGELVLVRNRLVRLGLNSGDEAMQKAVSNLDVVTADLQTAVMKTRMQPIKKVFGRFPRLVRDLARQLKKEINLELVGEETDLDKNLVEALADPLVHLVRNAVDHGVETPEEREASGKSRGGKVILAAEQEGDHILLSITDDGKGMDPTILRNIAVKRGVMDKDAADRLTDTECYNLIFAPGFSTKTEISDVSGRGVGMDVVKTKISQLNGSINIYSTKGQGSKIVIKVPLTLAIMPTLMVMLGNQAFAFPLVNVNEIFHLDLSRTNVVDGQEVVIVRDKALPLFYLKRWLVASAKHEEQREGHVVILSVGTQRIGFVVDQLVGQEEVVIKPLGKMLQGTPGMSGATITGDGRIALILDVPSMLKRYAARRI, via the coding sequence ATGAGCTTCGGCGCCGATGAAGAAATCCTTCAGGATTTCCTTGTAGAGGCCGGCGAAATTTTAGAGCAACTGTCCGAACAACTGGTCGAGCTGGAAAGCCGTCCGGATGATGCGAACCTGCTCAATGCAATTTTTCGCGGTTTTCACACTGTAAAAGGGGGCGCCGGCTTCCTCCAGCTCCATGAGCTGGTGGAGTGCTGCCACATCGCCGAGAACGTCTTCGACATCCTGCGCAAGGGTGAGCGTCAGGTCGACTCGGAATTGATGGACGTGATTCTCGAAGCACTCGATGCGGTCAACGGCATGTTCAGCCAGGTGCGTGAACGTGCACCGGTCACCGCCGCCACCCCGGAACTGCTGGCCGCCCTGGCGCGCCTGGCCGAACCGGCGGCCGAAGCACCGGCCGCGCAAGCCGAGCCTGAGCCTGTGGTAGAAGCCGAGCCGGACGTGACCGACAGCGAGTTCGAACAGCTGCTCGATTCGCTCAATGCGGTCAAGGCTCAAGCTGAGGCCCCGGCTCCGGCTGCAGCCGCGCCTGTTGCCGCGCCGACCAGCGAAGACATTACCGACGCGGAATTCGAATCCCTGCTCGATCAGTTGCATGGCAAGGGCCAGTTCGCGGCTGACGCCGTGGCTCCGGCCGCTGCACCGCCGGCGCCAGCCGCCAGCGCCAGCACCGATATCACCGACGACGAATTCGAGGCGCTGCTCGACCAGCTGCATGGCAAAGGCACGTTCGTCGCCGATGCCCTGCCGAACGTTGCGGCCACCGCAGCCGCTCCAGCTGCCAAGTCTGAACCGGCCGCTGACGGACTGATCTCCGACAACGAGTTCGAAGCCTTGCTGGACGAGCTGCACGGCAAAGGCAAGTTCACCGAAGTGGCCCCTGCCGCCGCCGCGGCGGTGGCTACGCCAGCACCGGTCGCCGCCAAAGCCGCGGCTCCGGCCGCCGCGCCCGCCCCGGCGCGTGCCGCCGCTGCGCCGGTTGCCGACAAGCCTGCCAGTGAAGCCGAAACCACCGTGCGCGTGGACACTGCGCGCCTGGACGACATCATGAACATGGTCGGCGAACTGGTACTGGTGCGTAACCGCCTGGTGCGCCTGGGCCTGAACAGTGGCGACGAGGCCATGCAGAAGGCCGTGTCGAACCTGGACGTGGTCACCGCGGACCTGCAGACCGCCGTGATGAAAACGCGCATGCAGCCGATCAAGAAGGTCTTCGGCCGTTTCCCGCGCCTGGTGCGCGACCTGGCGCGTCAGCTCAAGAAAGAAATCAATCTGGAACTGGTTGGCGAAGAAACCGACCTCGACAAGAACCTCGTCGAGGCCCTGGCCGACCCGCTGGTCCACTTGGTGCGCAACGCCGTCGACCATGGCGTGGAAACCCCGGAAGAACGCGAAGCCTCCGGCAAGTCACGCGGTGGCAAGGTGATCCTGGCGGCCGAGCAAGAGGGCGACCACATCCTGCTGTCGATCACCGATGACGGCAAAGGCATGGACCCGACCATCTTGCGCAATATCGCGGTCAAGCGCGGCGTGATGGACAAGGACGCCGCCGACCGTCTCACCGACACCGAGTGCTACAACCTGATCTTCGCCCCCGGCTTCTCGACCAAGACCGAGATTTCCGACGTGTCCGGCCGTGGCGTCGGCATGGACGTGGTGAAGACCAAGATCAGCCAGCTCAACGGCTCGATCAACATCTACTCCACCAAGGGCCAGGGTTCGAAGATCGTCATCAAGGTGCCGTTGACCCTGGCGATCATGCCGACCCTGATGGTGATGCTGGGCAACCAGGCCTTCGCTTTCCCGCTGGTCAACGTCAACGAGATTTTCCACCTCGACCTGTCGCGCACCAATGTGGTGGACGGCCAGGAAGTGGTGATCGTGCGCGACAAGGCCTTGCCGCTGTTCTACCTCAAGCGCTGGCTGGTGGCATCGGCCAAGCATGAAGAGCAGCGCGAAGGCCATGTGGTGATTCTGTCGGTGGGCACCCAGCGCATCGGCTTTGTGGTCGACCAACTGGTGGGCCAGGAAGAAGTGGTCATCAAGCCGCTGGGCAAAATGCTGCAGGGAACCCCGGGCATGTCGGGCGCCACCATCACCGGTGACGGCCGCATCGCGCTGATTCTTGATGTTCCGAGCATGCTCAAGCGTTACGCCGCACGGCGTATTTGA
- a CDS encoding protein phosphatase CheZ produces the protein MENNETSQGDFESTLKKHAHQLVDSLEKGQFGDAVQLIHELNQTRDRGLYQEVGKLTRELHSAIVNFQIDPRMPQAEEISQITDATERLSYVVRLTEAAANRTMDLVENATPLVNGMATEAQALSADWGRFMRREVGAEEFRELARRVDGFLSRSEQENRTVASNLNDILLAQDYQDLTGQVIKRVTQLVTEVESNLLKLVLMAGQVDRFAGIEHDREAILSEKDPQKHLAKGEGPQIHADKREDVVSGQDDVDDLLSSLGF, from the coding sequence ATGGAGAATAACGAAACGTCACAGGGCGATTTTGAGTCGACCCTGAAGAAACATGCTCACCAGTTGGTCGACAGCCTTGAAAAGGGCCAGTTCGGTGATGCGGTGCAGTTGATCCATGAGCTTAACCAGACCCGTGACCGCGGCCTGTACCAGGAAGTGGGCAAGCTCACGCGTGAGCTGCACAGCGCGATCGTCAATTTCCAGATTGACCCGCGCATGCCCCAGGCCGAAGAAATTTCGCAGATCACCGATGCCACCGAACGCCTGTCCTATGTGGTCAGGCTGACCGAGGCGGCGGCCAACCGCACCATGGACCTGGTGGAGAACGCCACGCCTCTGGTCAACGGCATGGCCACTGAAGCCCAGGCCCTGAGCGCTGACTGGGGCCGCTTCATGCGCCGTGAAGTGGGGGCTGAAGAGTTCCGTGAGCTGGCCCGCCGGGTTGACGGTTTTCTGTCGCGCAGCGAACAGGAAAACCGCACGGTGGCCAGCAACCTCAACGACATTCTGCTCGCCCAGGATTACCAGGACCTCACCGGTCAAGTGATCAAGCGTGTGACCCAACTGGTCACCGAAGTGGAAAGCAACCTGCTCAAACTGGTGCTCATGGCCGGCCAGGTCGACCGTTTTGCCGGCATCGAACATGACCGCGAAGCGATCCTCTCGGAAAAAGATCCACAAAAACATCTCGCCAAGGGTGAAGGTCCGCAGATTCATGCCGATAAACGTGAAGACGTCGTATCCGGTCAAGATGACGTAGACGATTTGCTGTCCAGTTTAGGCTTCTAA
- a CDS encoding chemotaxis response regulator CheY, which translates to MKILIVDDFSTMRRIIKNLLRDLGFTNTVEADDGITAIPILNSGSIDFLVTDWNMPGMTGIDLLRHVRADEKLRSLPVLMVTAEAKREQIIEAAQAGVNGYVVKPFTALALKEKIEKIFERIHG; encoded by the coding sequence ATGAAAATCCTCATCGTTGATGACTTCTCAACGATGCGGCGGATCATAAAAAACCTGTTGCGTGACCTTGGGTTCACAAACACGGTCGAGGCGGACGATGGCATTACCGCCATTCCGATCCTCAACAGCGGCAGCATCGACTTTCTGGTAACCGACTGGAACATGCCGGGCATGACCGGTATCGACTTGCTGCGCCACGTGCGTGCCGATGAAAAACTGCGCAGCCTGCCGGTGTTGATGGTGACCGCCGAAGCCAAGCGTGAACAGATCATTGAAGCCGCCCAGGCCGGGGTCAACGGTTACGTGGTCAAGCCATTCACAGCATTGGCCTTGAAAGAGAAGATCGAAAAAATCTTCGAACGCATCCACGGCTAA
- the fliA gene encoding RNA polymerase sigma factor FliA, translating to MTANGYNAYKKSARDTQGELIERYAPLVKRIAYHLLARLPASVQVEDLIQAGMIGLLEVSTKYDASKGASFETYAGIRIRGAMLDEVRKGDWAPRSVHRNTRMVSDAIRAIEAKTGRDAKDHEVAAELQLSLDDYYGILNDTLGSRLFSFDDLLQDGEHEGLHEDGASAHMEPSRDLEDERFQGALAEAIANLPERERLVLALYYDEELNLKEIGEVLGVSESRVSQLHSQCAARLRGRLGEWRAR from the coding sequence ATGACAGCGAACGGCTACAACGCCTACAAGAAGTCCGCCCGTGACACTCAGGGCGAATTGATCGAGCGCTATGCGCCGTTGGTCAAGCGTATTGCCTATCACCTGTTGGCTCGTCTGCCCGCCAGCGTGCAGGTGGAAGACCTGATCCAGGCCGGCATGATCGGCCTGCTCGAAGTGTCGACCAAATACGATGCGAGCAAAGGCGCGAGTTTCGAGACGTATGCGGGTATTCGTATCCGTGGTGCGATGCTCGATGAGGTGCGTAAAGGGGATTGGGCGCCGCGTTCGGTACACCGCAATACGCGAATGGTCAGTGACGCAATTCGCGCAATTGAAGCAAAAACCGGTCGTGACGCTAAAGATCATGAAGTTGCGGCCGAACTCCAATTGAGTCTCGATGATTATTACGGGATTTTGAACGATACCTTGGGCAGCCGCCTGTTCAGTTTCGACGACCTGTTGCAGGACGGCGAACACGAAGGGCTGCACGAGGACGGCGCGAGCGCGCATATGGAACCGTCGCGCGATCTGGAAGATGAACGCTTCCAGGGGGCGCTGGCGGAGGCCATTGCCAATTTGCCGGAGCGCGAGCGCCTGGTGTTGGCGCTGTACTACGACGAAGAGCTGAACCTCAAGGAAATCGGTGAGGTCCTGGGGGTCAGCGAATCGCGTGTCAGCCAGTTGCATAGCCAGTGCGCGGCCCGCTTGCGGGGGCGGTTGGGAGAGTGGCGCGCGCGCTGA
- the fleN gene encoding flagellar synthesis regulator FleN: MGSMHPVQVIAVTGGKGGVGKTNVSVNLSLALAELGRRVMLLDADLGLANVDVLLGLTPKHTLADVIEGRCELRDVLLQGPGGIRIVPAASGTQSMVHLSPAQHAGLIQAFSDIGDNLDVLVIDTAAGIGESVVSFVRAAQEVLLVVCDEPTSITDAYALIKLLNRDYGMNRFRVLANMAQSPQEGRNLFAKLTKVTDRFLDVALQYVGAVPYDECVRKAVQKQRAVYEAFPRSKCALAFKAIAQKVDTWPLPANPRGHLEFFVERLVHQTSAGPVL; the protein is encoded by the coding sequence ATGGGCAGCATGCATCCCGTACAGGTGATCGCGGTGACCGGCGGCAAAGGTGGCGTCGGCAAAACTAACGTGTCAGTGAATTTGTCCCTGGCCCTGGCAGAGCTTGGCCGTCGCGTCATGCTGCTGGATGCTGATCTGGGCCTGGCGAACGTGGACGTTCTGCTGGGGCTGACACCCAAACACACCCTCGCCGATGTGATCGAAGGTCGCTGTGAGCTGCGCGATGTGCTGCTCCAGGGCCCCGGTGGCATCCGCATCGTGCCGGCCGCCTCGGGCACCCAGAGCATGGTGCACCTGAGCCCGGCGCAGCATGCCGGCCTGATCCAGGCTTTCAGCGATATCGGCGACAACCTCGACGTGCTGGTGATCGACACCGCCGCCGGGATCGGCGAGTCGGTGGTCAGCTTTGTGCGCGCCGCCCAGGAAGTGCTGCTGGTGGTCTGCGACGAACCCACCTCGATCACCGACGCCTACGCCCTGATCAAACTGCTTAACCGTGACTACGGCATGAACCGCTTCCGCGTGCTGGCCAACATGGCCCAGAGCCCGCAGGAAGGCCGCAACCTGTTTGCCAAGTTGACCAAGGTCACGGATCGCTTCCTCGACGTCGCCTTACAATACGTCGGTGCGGTGCCCTACGACGAGTGTGTGCGCAAGGCCGTGCAGAAGCAGCGTGCGGTCTATGAAGCGTTCCCCCGTTCGAAGTGCGCACTGGCGTTCAAGGCCATTGCCCAGAAGGTCGATACCTGGCCGTTGCCTGCCAACCCTCGGGGGCATCTGGAGTTTTTCGTCGAGCGATTGGTACATCAGACGAGCGCAGGACCGGTGCTATGA
- the flhF gene encoding flagellar biosynthesis protein FlhF: MQVKRFFAADMRQAMKLVRDELGADAAIIGNRRIAGGVELTAALDYTPQALAPRVPNMELEDELRKTASRIVSAQAELSMRGDSDATTNRQLFAGLPLTAAEPLVEPTFVEPPRPAAPAPAATVDQRVFDSMRFELNGLRELLEVQLGSLAWTQLQGSKPQQANLWRRLQRIGLSGPLSRDLLALTAEVQEPRQAWRMLLAHLARMIATPEIEPLEEGGVIAMVGPAGMGKTTTLAKLAARYVLKYGASNIALVSMDSYRIGAQEQLKTLGRILNVPVTHVDPGQSLANALDPLLRKRVVLIDTAGLQASDPALRMQLESLAGRGIKSKNYLVLATTSQKQVLTAAYHSYKRCGLAGCILTKLDETASLGEVLSLAISHELPVAYLTDGPRIPDDLHLPRRHQLVSRAVSVQMQDEPSEEAMADMFADLYHNPAKRVG, encoded by the coding sequence ATGCAAGTGAAGCGTTTTTTCGCCGCCGATATGCGTCAGGCCATGAAGTTGGTCCGCGATGAGCTGGGCGCCGATGCCGCGATTATCGGCAACCGTCGTATTGCCGGCGGTGTCGAGCTGACGGCTGCCCTGGATTACACGCCCCAGGCCCTGGCTCCGCGCGTGCCGAACATGGAGCTGGAGGACGAGCTGCGCAAGACCGCTTCGCGCATCGTCTCGGCCCAGGCCGAACTGAGCATGCGTGGCGACAGCGATGCCACCACCAACCGCCAGCTGTTCGCCGGCTTGCCCCTGACCGCCGCCGAGCCGCTGGTTGAACCTACCTTTGTCGAACCGCCACGTCCCGCCGCGCCAGCCCCGGCCGCCACGGTCGACCAGCGCGTGTTCGATTCGATGCGCTTTGAACTCAACGGCCTGCGCGAGCTGCTCGAAGTGCAGCTCGGCTCGCTGGCCTGGACGCAACTGCAAGGCAGCAAGCCGCAACAAGCCAACCTGTGGCGTCGCCTGCAGCGCATCGGCCTGTCCGGTCCGTTGTCCCGCGACCTGCTGGCGCTGACCGCCGAAGTCCAGGAGCCGCGCCAAGCCTGGCGCATGCTGCTGGCGCATTTGGCGCGGATGATCGCCACCCCGGAAATCGAACCCCTGGAAGAAGGCGGTGTGATCGCCATGGTCGGCCCCGCCGGCATGGGCAAGACCACCACCCTGGCCAAGCTGGCCGCGCGTTATGTGCTCAAGTACGGCGCGTCGAATATCGCGCTGGTGAGCATGGACAGCTACCGCATTGGCGCCCAGGAGCAACTCAAGACCCTGGGCCGCATTCTCAATGTGCCGGTGACCCACGTCGACCCGGGCCAGTCCCTGGCCAATGCCCTCGATCCGCTGCTGCGCAAGCGCGTGGTGTTGATCGATACCGCCGGCCTGCAAGCCAGCGACCCGGCCCTGCGCATGCAGCTCGAAAGCCTGGCCGGACGCGGCATCAAGTCAAAAAATTACCTGGTGCTCGCAACCACCAGCCAGAAACAGGTTCTTACCGCTGCCTATCACAGTTACAAGCGCTGTGGCCTGGCCGGTTGCATCCTGACTAAACTGGATGAAACCGCCAGCCTGGGCGAAGTGTTGAGCCTGGCAATCAGTCATGAACTGCCGGTCGCCTACCTGACCGACGGGCCGCGGATCCCGGATGATTTGCATCTGCCGCGCCGTCATCAGTTGGTCAGCCGTGCTGTCAGTGTGCAAATGCAAGACGAGCCTAGCGAGGAAGCGATGGCCGACATGTTCGCCGACCTTTACCACAACCCGGCAAAGCGGGTGGGGTGA